A single region of the Candidatus Desulfatibia profunda genome encodes:
- a CDS encoding PaaI family thioesterase: MKTPAVSIDELNGILAATPFLKPYEFTVQACAPGECSVLVPFMNSLERPGGLVSGMMLMGAADVAMWLAIMTLRGTAERWVTSDRKTAFLRGAREEDILCTACVLKPGKRSIYGTAECHGAASGLVAHHVL; this comes from the coding sequence ATGAAAACACCTGCCGTATCTATTGATGAACTGAATGGCATCTTGGCGGCAACGCCATTTCTCAAGCCATATGAGTTCACCGTGCAGGCTTGTGCTCCAGGCGAATGCTCGGTGCTGGTTCCGTTCATGAATTCTCTCGAGCGCCCGGGAGGCCTCGTCAGCGGCATGATGCTCATGGGAGCCGCGGACGTTGCAATGTGGCTGGCGATCATGACACTTCGGGGGACCGCTGAGCGTTGGGTGACGTCGGACAGGAAAACGGCATTTCTGCGCGGCGCGAGAGAGGAAGATATCTTGTGTACGGCTTGTGTCCTGAAGCCCGGAAAACGCAGTATATACGGTACCGCCGAATGTCATGGCGCCGCCTCCGGTTTGGTGGCCCACCACGTCCT
- a CDS encoding DUF5615 family PIN-like protein: MKLLIDMNLSPKWVSILEEAGWKTVHWSHIGQPDAPDHEILRYARTNEYVIFTHDLDFGAILAATKTECPSVIQIRTQDVTPEYLGQIVLSALHQFEQHLEDGALITIDEKKLRARILPF; this comes from the coding sequence ATGAAACTGTTGATCGACATGAATCTTTCCCCGAAGTGGGTGTCTATACTAGAAGAGGCCGGTTGGAAAACAGTGCATTGGTCGCATATTGGCCAGCCGGACGCTCCTGATCATGAAATTTTGAGATATGCCAGAACCAACGAATATGTCATTTTTACCCATGATTTAGATTTCGGAGCAATACTTGCCGCCACGAAAACGGAATGTCCAAGTGTAATTCAAATTCGAACCCAAGATGTAACTCCCGAATACCTTGGTCAGATTGTGTTGTCAGCGCTTCACCAGTTTGAACAGCACCTCGAAGACGGTGCGCTGATCACTATTGACGAAAAGAAGTTACGAGCCCGTATTCTTCCTTTTTAA
- a CDS encoding DUF433 domain-containing protein, protein MISLTRITFDPNIMGGKPCIRGMRVTVGMIVGLIASGHTKEEILKLYPYLEAEDIADALAYATWRVEEIDVPLVQEST, encoded by the coding sequence ATGATATCGTTAACCAGAATTACCTTCGATCCTAATATCATGGGAGGAAAGCCCTGCATTCGTGGCATGCGTGTAACAGTAGGAATGATCGTCGGTCTTATCGCATCAGGCCACACCAAAGAGGAAATTTTGAAATTGTATCCCTACCTGGAAGCGGAAGATATTGCTGACGCGCTCGCTTATGCCACATGGCGTGTTGAAGAAATCGACGTTCCACTCGTTCAGGAATCGACATGA